From Calditrichia bacterium, the proteins below share one genomic window:
- a CDS encoding polysaccharide deacetylase family protein, producing the protein MKAHVCQNHTDRITKTRCYRCKTYICTDCILHLDRHYFCSKKCFWLNRWDEFWQNLSKRKLELLAGWNVLLTLALIGAFLLIWRGAGHADSVENNETEVSENQPFMLAAPLDSLKKISGDIFTENSTSSEYTLSLKVQRGWIINIWRNDWPVVSEIATKDSNRQFVIPLTYDVNDIRVGVWNNRQQLAMDRQFQVIYRSMMVETLNRSVARGNPVQRRVSLTFDGGSLNTGATEILDILAENDIRTTVFLTGQFVEKYPDLVNRILADGHEIGNHTYNHPHLTQYDSLKKHITAPEVTREFLQHQLRRTDSLFFALTGKKMQPYWRAPFGEINPDIIKWAAEVGYMHIYWSRGLDTRDWISDPSTLGFQTPSEAYFKIIEKDNARSELNGGIVLMHLGTERETEPMYSMLPGLIRDLKDRNFEIVSISKLLNP; encoded by the coding sequence ATGAAAGCCCATGTTTGCCAAAATCATACAGACAGGATCACCAAAACCCGCTGCTATCGCTGCAAAACGTATATTTGCACAGATTGCATTTTGCATCTGGATCGCCATTATTTTTGCAGCAAAAAATGCTTTTGGCTAAACCGTTGGGATGAATTTTGGCAAAACCTGTCCAAACGAAAACTGGAGCTGCTCGCCGGCTGGAATGTGTTGCTAACGCTTGCGTTGATCGGCGCTTTTCTGCTGATCTGGCGTGGTGCGGGACATGCGGATTCCGTTGAAAATAATGAGACTGAAGTATCGGAAAATCAACCGTTTATGCTGGCTGCGCCGCTCGATTCGCTCAAAAAAATCAGTGGCGATATTTTCACAGAAAACAGCACTTCCAGCGAATACACACTAAGCCTGAAAGTGCAGCGCGGCTGGATTATCAACATCTGGCGAAATGACTGGCCGGTAGTCAGCGAGATTGCCACGAAAGACAGTAATCGCCAGTTTGTCATTCCGCTAACCTACGATGTGAACGATATCCGCGTGGGCGTTTGGAACAACCGGCAGCAATTGGCAATGGATCGCCAGTTTCAGGTCATATACCGGAGCATGATGGTAGAAACGCTAAACCGTTCAGTTGCCCGGGGAAATCCGGTACAGCGGCGGGTGTCGCTCACGTTCGACGGCGGATCGCTGAATACCGGCGCAACGGAAATTCTCGATATTTTGGCGGAAAACGACATCCGCACCACGGTTTTTCTCACCGGACAATTTGTTGAAAAATACCCGGATTTGGTGAACCGCATTTTGGCAGACGGGCACGAAATCGGGAATCACACATACAATCACCCGCATCTCACGCAATACGACAGTCTGAAAAAACATATCACCGCACCGGAGGTAACGCGGGAATTTTTGCAGCACCAGCTTCGCCGGACGGACAGCCTGTTTTTCGCGCTCACCGGCAAAAAAATGCAGCCGTACTGGCGTGCGCCATTCGGCGAAATTAATCCGGATATCATCAAATGGGCTGCAGAAGTTGGGTATATGCATATTTACTGGAGTCGCGGACTGGACACGCGGGACTGGATTTCTGATCCCTCGACACTTGGATTTCAAACGCCATCGGAAGCTTATTTCAAAATCATCGAAAAAGACAACGCCCGCAGCGAACTCAACGGCGGCATCGTGCTGATGCATCTCGGCACCGAGCGTGAAACAGAGCCGATGTACAGCATGCTTCCCGGGCTGATTCGCGATTTAAAAGATCGCAACTTCGAAATCGTCAGCATTTCAAAATTATTAAATCCCTGA
- a CDS encoding aspartate-semialdehyde dehydrogenase: MKNVRVAVVGATGLVGQKMIQVLEERNFPVSELVPVASERSAGKQVTFRGKPVTVQPLSSTVFDGVTYALFSAGGSVSSEWAKPAAAAGAIVIDNSSAWRMHADVPLVVPEVNPETITAHQGIIANPNCSTIQMVVALKPLYDAFGIRRIVVSTYQGVTGSGKKAVDQLEDELHNGGKKNVGAYPHPIAYNCLPHIDVFYEDGYTKEEMKMVNETRKILGDDSIKISATCVRVPVIGGHSESVNIETEKPFSLEEVREVLGVFPGIILQDDPKHNHYPLPRFAHNRDEVFVGRIRRDPSIENGLNLWVVSDNLRKGAATNAVQIAEYLLKMQEQRVHA, encoded by the coding sequence ATGAAAAATGTTCGCGTTGCGGTTGTCGGAGCGACCGGTTTGGTCGGTCAAAAGATGATTCAGGTTCTGGAAGAACGCAACTTCCCAGTGTCGGAACTGGTGCCGGTGGCGTCGGAACGCTCCGCCGGAAAGCAGGTGACTTTTCGCGGAAAACCCGTTACCGTGCAACCGCTGAGCAGCACTGTTTTTGATGGCGTAACTTACGCGCTTTTTTCCGCCGGTGGCAGCGTCAGCAGCGAATGGGCAAAACCGGCTGCCGCAGCCGGTGCAATTGTGATCGACAATTCCAGCGCATGGCGCATGCATGCGGATGTTCCGCTGGTAGTGCCGGAAGTGAATCCGGAGACAATTACCGCACATCAGGGCATTATTGCCAACCCGAACTGCTCAACCATCCAAATGGTGGTGGCGCTCAAACCGCTTTACGATGCGTTCGGCATTCGCCGAATTGTGGTTTCCACCTATCAGGGCGTAACCGGCAGCGGCAAAAAAGCTGTCGACCAGTTGGAAGATGAATTGCACAACGGCGGCAAAAAAAATGTGGGTGCGTATCCGCATCCCATCGCATACAATTGCCTGCCGCATATCGATGTTTTTTATGAAGATGGCTACACCAAAGAAGAAATGAAAATGGTCAACGAAACCCGAAAAATTTTGGGTGATGACAGCATAAAGATTAGCGCGACCTGCGTTCGGGTGCCGGTGATCGGCGGGCATTCGGAATCGGTGAATATCGAAACGGAAAAGCCGTTCTCGCTGGAAGAAGTTCGCGAAGTGCTGGGCGTTTTCCCCGGTATTATTTTGCAGGATGACCCGAAGCACAATCACTATCCGCTCCCCCGCTTCGCCCACAATCGCGATGAGGTTTTCGTCGGGCGGATCCGCCGTGATCCATCCATCGAAAACGGGCTGAACCTGTGGGTTGTCAGCGATAATCTGCGCAAAGGCGCCGCCACAAATGCTGTCCAAATTGCCGAATACTTATTGAAAATGCAGGAGCAACGCGTTCATGCCTGA
- a CDS encoding alpha/beta fold hydrolase, with the protein MPEQTLPQLPATPPEVMNGAEPIFIDQGNTGILFFHGFTGSPYEGRDLAYHFASKGYAVWVPLIPGHGTKPDDLEGISFKTWLETAEQYYLTMKSQYKTVIVAGQSMGGALALHVAANFAVDGLVTMAAAIFVKDWRLPFLPLAKQVLRFYYKSKGPDIRDKAAKAKSASYPYYPLTSLTEFLHLIEHVDGELPAVNAPCLLVHSRRDHTITYENLAHISGKISSTKKKLLTLENSYHVISVDGEKQKIFNQIELFINEIQH; encoded by the coding sequence ATGCCTGAACAAACTTTGCCACAACTTCCGGCAACACCGCCGGAAGTGATGAACGGGGCAGAACCCATTTTTATCGATCAGGGCAACACTGGCATCCTTTTTTTTCACGGATTTACCGGCTCGCCATACGAAGGGCGGGATTTAGCGTATCATTTCGCCAGCAAAGGCTATGCAGTTTGGGTCCCGCTGATACCCGGACACGGCACAAAGCCGGATGACCTGGAAGGCATTTCGTTCAAAACTTGGCTGGAAACAGCGGAACAATATTATCTGACGATGAAATCACAATACAAAACCGTGATCGTCGCCGGGCAATCGATGGGTGGCGCACTGGCGTTGCACGTTGCCGCCAATTTTGCGGTGGATGGGCTGGTGACCATGGCTGCTGCCATTTTCGTGAAAGACTGGCGTCTACCGTTTCTGCCGTTGGCCAAACAGGTGTTGCGCTTTTATTACAAATCCAAAGGACCGGATATTCGCGATAAAGCGGCGAAAGCCAAAAGTGCATCTTATCCCTACTATCCTCTGACCAGTTTAACAGAATTTTTGCATTTGATTGAGCATGTGGACGGTGAGTTGCCCGCCGTAAACGCACCCTGTTTGCTGGTACATTCCCGCCGCGATCACACGATCACTTATGAAAATCTGGCCCATATTTCCGGCAAAATTTCATCGACAAAAAAGAAGTTACTCACGCTGGAAAACTCGTATCACGTAATTTCCGTTGACGGCGAAAAACAGAAAATTTTTAACCAGATTGAGCTGTTTATCAACGAAATTCAGCACTGA